From one Nothobranchius furzeri strain GRZ-AD chromosome 2, NfurGRZ-RIMD1, whole genome shotgun sequence genomic stretch:
- the LOC107396901 gene encoding zinc finger protein 595 isoform X1 encodes MDTVPIKSEDEEKPLFSQLHQQQIEDRDVPSSRSADQIKAETGGGAETSRNPDLNPQEQTSDSSETEVSGDDDDDDDDVNLDSELPNSGSEIGDKNNDWNESRSFQSEVKTVNKSFSCPECGKLFPHKRSLQKHVRVTSHSAICSSGFLINNKSVRVKQHLDSDRKVQKDLKSFRCDDCGKIFSVKSQLNKHMRVHTGQKAFACELCGKRFRWKGNLSEHMRVHTGQKPFPCEFCGKSFRLKGDLNKHIRVHTGQKPFVCELCGKRFSRKSTLNDHMSVHTGEKPFACELCAQRFSLKSRLNLHLKRHTGQKPFVCELCGKSFRLKGDLKKHIRVHTGLKPFDCELCGKRFSRESFLNDHMSIHTGEKPFVCELCGQSFRGKGTLNRHMRIHTGEKPFPCELCGQRFSLKSNLNSHMRVHTGQKPFVCELCDQMFSQTSSLTRHMRDHTEQKPFVCELCGKRFSRKSTLNRHMRVHTGEKPFPCELCGQRFSLKSTLNSHMRVHTGQKPFPCELCGKRFSQQTNLNNHMRVHTGQKPFVCELCDQMFSQKTCLTRHMGDHTRTERTNVKTQVQK; translated from the exons atggacacag TTCCTATAAAAAGTGAAGATGAAGAGAAGCCTCTGTTCTCAcaacttcatcagcagcaaatagaagacagagatgttccatccagccgctcagctgaccagattaaagcagaaactggtggaggagcagaaactagcaggaacccagatctgaaccctcaagaacaaacatctgattcttcagagactgaagttagtggagatgatgatgatgatgatgatgatgtgaatctagactctgaacTGCCAAACTCAGGGTCTGAAATTGGAGACAAAAacaatgactggaatgagagcaggtcttttCAGTCAGAAGTTAAGACAGTCAACAAATCTtttagctgccctgagtgtggtaaaTTATTTCCCCATAagcggtctctccagaaacatgtgagagtgacaagtcattcagcaatATGCTCTTCAGGCTTTTTGATTAATAATAAaagtgttagagtgaagcaacatcTAGACTCAGATAGGAAAGTTCAGAAAGATCTAAAATCATTTAGATGTGACGACTGTGGAAAAATATTTAGTGTAAAATCCcaattaaacaaacacatgagagtccacacaggacagaaagcttttgcctgtgagctttgtggaaaaagatttagatgGAAGGGAAATTTAAGcgaacacatgagagttcacacaggacagaaaccttttccctgtgagttctgtggaaaaagctttagGTTGAAGGgagatttaaacaaacacataagagttcacacaggacagaaaccttttgtctgtgagctctgtggaaaaagatttagccgtaagtcaactttaaatgatcacatgagcgtccacacaggagagaagccttttgcttgtgagctctgtgcacAAAGATTTAGCCTGAAGTCAAGATTGAACCTTCACTTGAAacgccacacaggacagaagccttttgtctgtgagctctgtggaaaaagctttagATTGAAGGGAGATTTAAAGAAACACATAAGAGTTCACACAGGACTGAAACCTTTtgactgtgagctctgtggaaaacgaTTTAGCCGTGAATCGtttttaaatgatcacatgagcattcacacaggagagaagccttttgtctgcgagctctgtggacaaagcttTAGAGGGAAGggaactttaaacagacacatgagaatccacacaggagagaagccatttccatgtgagctctgtggtcaaagatttagcctgaagtcaaatttaaacagtcacatgagagtccacacaggacagaagccttttgtctgtgagctctgtgaccaAATGTTTTCTCAAACGTCAAGTTTAACCAGACACATGAGAGACCACACAGAacaaaaaccttttgtctgtgagctttgtgggaaaagatttagccgtaagtcaactttaaacagacacatgagagtccacacaggagagaagccatttccatgtgagctctgtggtcaaagatttagcctgaagtcaactttaaacagtcacatgagagtccacacaggacagaagccttttcccTGTGAGCTCtgcggaaaaagatttagccaacagacaaatttaaataatcacatgagagtccacacaggacagaagccttttgtctgtgagctctgtgaccaAATGTTTTCCCAAAAGACATGTTTAACCAGACACATGGGAGACCACACAAGGACAGAACGAACTAATGTAAAAACACAAGTCCAAAAATGA
- the LOC107396901 gene encoding gastrula zinc finger protein XlCGF57.1 isoform X3 — translation MDTVPIKSEDEEKPLFSQLHQQQIEDRDVPSSRSADQIKAETGGGAETSRNPDLNPQEQTSDSSETEVSGDDDDDDDDDDDDVNLDSELPNSGSEIGDNNNDWNESRSFQSEVKTVNKSFSCPECGKLFPHKRSLQKHVRVTSHSAICSSGFLINNKSVRVKQHLDSDRKVQKDLKSFRCDDCGKIFSVKSQLNKHLRVHTGQKAFACEICGQRFSRKLTLNDHMRVHTGEKPFPCELCGQRFRLKSTLNSHMRVHTGQKLFVCELCGKRFSRKLTLNTHMRVHTGQNPFPCELCGKRFRLKGDLNKHIRVHTGQKLFVCELCGKRFSRKSTLNDHMKVHTGEKPFPCELCGQRFRLKSTLNSHMRVHTGQKVFVCELCGKRFSRKSTLNDHMKVHTGEKPFPCELCGKRFSLKSTLNSHMRVHTGQKPFPCELCGKRFSQQTNLNNHMRVHTGQKPFPCELCDQMFSQKTSLTRHMGDHTRTQRTNVITQVQK, via the exons atggacacag TTCCTATAAAAAGTGAAGATGAAGAGAAGCCTCTGTTCTCAcaacttcatcagcagcaaatagaagacagagatgttccatccagccgctcagctgaccagattaaagcagaaactggtggaggagcagaaactagcaggaacccagatctgaaccctcaagaacaaacatctgattcttcagagactgaagttagtggagatgatgatgatgatgatgatgatgatgatgatgatgtgaatctagactctgaacTGCCAAACTCAGGGTCTGAAATTGGAGACAACAacaatgactggaatgagagcaggtcttttCAGTCAGAAGTTAAGACAGTCAACAAATCctttagctgccctgagtgtggtaaaTTATTTCCCCATAagcggtctctccagaaacatgtgagagtgacaagtcattcagcaatATGCTCTTCAGGCTTTTTGATTAATAATAAaagtgttagagtgaagcaacatcTAGACTCAGATAGGAAAGTTCAGAAAGATCTAAAATCATTTAGATGTGACGACTGTGGAAAAATATTTAGTGTAAAATCCCAATTAAACAAACacttgagagtccacacaggacagaaagctTTTGCCTGTGagatctgtggacaaagatttagccgtaagttaactttaaatgatcacatgagagtccacacaggagagaagccatttccatgtgagctctgtggtcaaagatttcgcctgaagtcaactttaaacagtcacatgagagtccacacaggacagaagctttttgtttgtgagctttgtggaaaaagatttagccgtaagttaactttaaacacacacatgagagtccacacaggacagaatccttttccctgtgagctctgtggaaaaagatttagattGAAGGgagatttaaacaaacacataagagtccatacaggacagaagctttttgtctgtgagctttgtggaaaaagatttagccgtaagtcaactttaaatgatcacatgaaagtccacacaggagagaagccatttccatgtgagctctgtggtcaaagatttcgcctgaagtcaactttaaacagtcacatgagagtccacacaggacagaaggtttttgtctgtgagctttgtggaaaaagatttagccgtaagtcaactttaaatgatcacatgaaagtccacacaggagagaagccatttccatgtgagctctgtggaaaaagatttagcctgaagtcaactttaaacagtcacatgagagtccacacaggacagaagccttttccctgtgagctctgtggaaaaagatttagccaacagacaaatttaaataatcacatgagagtccacacaggacagaagccttttccctgtgagctctgtgaccaAATGTTTTCCCAAAAGACAAGTTTAACCAGACACATGGGAGACCACACAAGGACACAAAGAACTAATGTAATAACACAAGTCCAAAAATGA